A segment of the Cucurbita pepo subsp. pepo cultivar mu-cu-16 unplaced genomic scaffold, ASM280686v2 Cp4.1_scaffold000484, whole genome shotgun sequence genome:
CAAGTCCAATCATCATCCTAGTCAGCATTTCATTAAGTCAGTCATTAATGGTTCTGTTATCTCAAGCACTAAGAACGAGCATTGTGGACTAAACGCAAAAGTTCTAGAAATCTAGtgttctatttttaaaaattactattttacccTTAAATGAATGATATTCTAGgcataatttatatattaaaacaaGAGTTCggccaatttttaatttcttgcttcaaattttacatcctttaaatttcaatttacatTTTGCTAAATCTGAAAATCttgatattaataattttttaaaaaaatagttgcaTTTGTCCGATCAAAACACTTTCTAGACTTTTTCCTCAAACATATGATCTTCATCATATATTTGTTGtatacaaatcaaaacaaggAATAAAATCACATACagaaaacaatttaatcataaatataataatttgcTTAAGATGTTTGTTTCCTCATTACTAAGGCAGTCGATcttcaaaaacaataaaatcacATTCTTGCTCATACCAAACAAATAGTAATTAACCGTAcaaagagaggaacaaaatttaaatttgtaacatCCCCATATGctaaatgaaaggaaaaaaggcTAACAAACTCTTAATCAAACTGCTAGCTCATTCCACTGAAAATTCATTAAACTGCTCGTAAGACCATATTTTTCAAGGAAGATTTGAGCTTGCTCCAGCTCCTCCGCCATAGCTACCAGCTCCACGGCCAAAACCCGGTCTTCCACCAGGACCCtgataaattttgaagtataaGACAACGATCAACGAAAGCATCGAAGAACTCACAGACGACTCTCATAGAGTGCCAAGTCGTTCAAAATATAACTTCTGCACCTATCCAATGACATCTCTAACATTTCAgctaatattttttctattaactCTCATTCTTTGATGAAACAGAGTAGCCACAAGCCCCCAATCAACTCAGCTAAACCCCACACTGAAATCATTAATCTTTTTCAGATGAGCccaagaatattttattaacaaagaCCATGACATGCAAATGCCACAAGAAAGTATGAATGAACATCATAATCTGAGTTATTAGCAGAGCAAACTGAGTAGGGAGCTCTTATGAAGGAAAACATGAACAGATGAAGGGACTAAACTATAACCATATGATGCTTCTTCCCATCAACTCATGACCAATTACTAACAAATGACAAAACCATTTCGCCATCCCCTGGTGCGACAGGGCTTACTTACAAAAATTCTAGCTAGATACATGAACAATGATTGGAATGCATTTTATATCTATCATCAAGAATCATCCCAAGGGCAGATCAAAACAAGGAAATAGCAACATTCTTATATAGAGAGCATCAACCATATTATGTATAGCACTATGATGATGCAAAATGGATGATTCGAAGATTACCCCAAAAGAAGGCCTGTAATCTGCTGGAGCTCCTCCCTTGTCACCGCCAAATTCACCAGCAGGTCCACGAGGACCTCCACGGTAGCCATCACGGTCACCAAACCTCCTCTCACCTCCCTCGAAACGAGGTGGACCCCTAATTCATATAATCACCAAAACTCAATCAGAATACTAATACGAGTAAATACAACTTACTAAATAACATAGCCCTCGCATTATACAATCACATATTACATACACCTCCATCTATAAACCTAGAACAGTAACGAAAAAACTTCATAATCCATAGTTCCAAAGCACAGATAAATCAACCATAACCTTAATGAACTGATCAGCATTACAGACATATCTTACCGTGGGCGATCCCCGGGTGGTCCGCCAAAGGGCCTGCCAGCAGGCTTGGCTTGTTTCTTCAAGGTAGCAGGGACAATTTCAGAAGGAAGGTTAAGGTAAGTCCTGAGGAACTCAATGCCATCATTGGTAAGGTACCAGTAGTAATGCATCCAAGCAAATGTCTCGCGGACATATTCCTTGGACTTGAAGCTCTGCATTAGCTTAATAACCTGCAAATTGGGCACATCGATTTCTGGGTGCTTGGCCAAATTGTAGTCCTTCTTGGCATAACAAACCCCCTCTGAATCGCCAACAACaacgaataaataaaatcgCGAAATCACCGACAAATCAGAAATAACCCTCGTTCAAGAGGGATTGCATTAAAGTATACCTTGAAAGAGGTACTTGGAGATCTCCCTACGGTTCTTCTCTGAAATAAtctgaagaaaagaaacaaatgaacATGAGAGACCGAACACAAGGAAAATAATTCTTCGAACGAAAGAGAACTCGACCCACTACATCAATTCAAAATACACAAACAGGGAAACAAATCATAATCTGAGTTATTAGCAGAGCAAACTGAGTAGGGAGCACTTATGAAGGAAAACATGAACAGATGAAGGGACTAAACTATAACCATATTATGCTTCCTATCAACTCGTGACGAATTACTAACAATTGACAAAACCATTTCGCCATCCCCTGGTGCGACAGGGCTTACAAAAATTCTAGCTAGATACATGAACAATGATTGTAATGCATTTTATATCTATCATCAAGAATCATCCCAAGGGCAGATCAAAACAAGGAAATAGCAACATTCTTATATAGAGAGCATCAACCATATTATGTATAGCACCATGATGATGCAAAATGGATGATTCAAAGATTACCCCAAAAGAAGGCCTGTAATCTGCTGGAGCTCCTCCCTTGTCACCGCCAAATTCACCAGCAGGTCCACGAGGACCTCCACGGTAGCCATCACGGTCACCAAACCTCCTCTCACCTCCCTCAAAACGAGGTGGACCCCTAATTCATATAATCACCAAAACTCAATCAGAATACTAATACGAGTAAATACAACTTACTAAATAACATAGCCCTCGCATTATACAATCACATATTACATACACCTCCATCTATAAACCTAGAACAGTAACGAAAAAACTTCATAATCCATAGTTCCAAAGCACAGATAAATCAACCATAACCTTAATGAACTGATCAGCATTACAGACATATCTTACCGTGGGCGATCCCCGGGTGGTCCGCCAAAGGGCCTGCCAGCAGGCTTGGCTTGTTTCTTCAAGGTAGCAGGGACAATTTCAGAAGGAAGGTTAAGGTAAGTCCTGAGGAACTCAATGCCATCATTGGTAAGGTACCAGTAGTAATGCATCCAAGCAAATGTCTCGCGGACATATTCCTTGGACTTGAAGCTCTGCATTAGCTTAATAACCTGCAAATTGGGCACATCGATTTCTGGGTGCTTGGCCAAATTGTAGTCCTTCTTGGCATAACAAACCCC
Coding sequences within it:
- the LOC111785433 gene encoding 40S ribosomal protein S10-1-like (The sequence of the model RefSeq protein was modified relative to this genomic sequence to represent the inferred CDS: added 165 bases not found in genome assembly), translating into MIISEKNRREISKYLFQEGVCYAKKDYNLAKHPEIDVPNLQVIKLMQSFKSKEYVRETFAWMHYYWYLTNDGIEFLRTYLNLPSEIVPATLKKQAKPAGRPFGGPPGDRPRGPPRFEGGERRFGDRDGYRGGPRGPAGEFGGDKGGAPADYRPSFGGPGGRPGFGRGAGSYGGGAGASSNLP